The DNA window GGCTCATTACAGTTTAAATTATCTGTTAACCAGATGTCTTTAATAGGAGATGTTATGGGTTTTTCTTCTTTTCCGGTCAGCAGGTGTTGACCGACAATTATTGTTCCGTCTTCAAGCCTTGCTGCAAGGTGGAGGTCCTTGTTTATGGACGGGCGCACAACGCCGCGTACTTCTACAAGTTTGGAAAATAGGAAAATTACCGGGTCTAAGTGCCGTCTGTTTGTAAGATATCCGGCTGTCAGGATAATATTTCCTATGCTTGCGCCACGTAAATCAAAGTCATCCATGATATCTGAGAACTGGCGGAAATGATTACGGATAATCTTACGCATCGGCGCAGGAATATTCATAATCAGTGGATGCTTACCTGATTCAAGCTGGTAAAGTTCATCCTTCAGATACTCATCAGTGCTCTCTTTGGGAAGCCTGTAAGCAAAAAGTGTGTAAATTTGAGGGTTACCCAGTACAGATTGATCCGCAAGAGCCATGAGTCTGTTGCGAATGTCTCCGACAGCAGGCATTTTGAACTTTTTACGGATAACAGCTGAACTGCCTCCTGAATCAAACGTAGTGATAATATGAATTGAATTGTGAGTGTACTGCGTAAGCTCTGAGGACACCTGTTTTAAGGCTGTGCCCCCGCTGAAGAAGAGAATTCTCGGCCCTAAATCCGGTGTTCTTCTATACCTTTCAAGCTTTATGCCGTCTGGGAGGCTTACTTCTTTTTCAATTTTTATACGCATCAAATTTCTCTATAGAAATACAGTAAACTGTTTAAGATAAAATGTGGTTAAATTGTTTTTAAAGTGTTCCCAGCTGCATGAATTTGAGGCATGCGTCAGCCGCTTTATCAAAATCCACACCGCCGCTGATTTCTATGAGTTTTGTTTTAGAAAGTATTGCTGCGTAGTTATCAATGTCAGGGTCTTCCATTTTATCAGGCGAATCCGGCAGGTAGAATAACCCTGTATTTTTCATGAAAGCCGGGAGCAGGTCTTTACGTTCTATAGGATCGACAATCTTGATGACAGTTTCGCTGTTATTCCTCTGCCAGTTTAAAATGACTAACCCGTTCAGAGGTCCGCGCAAAATAAACTTATTCTTGCCGTAACATTCATCAATCAGAGCATCGTACTTATGTTCAAGGTTCCATAATTCTGTTTGCGTAAGGGACAGGAATTTTTCTTTATCACTCTCCGCAATAATGCGCGCTAGGTCAGGATTGTTTAAGGCCGTTCCGGGATTGATTCTGGGCTGCTTTGCAACTCCGTAGACAGTTATTTCAGAATTATTGTCTTCGATCATAACTCTGTCATTGCTGATAAAAGTAGTTCCCTTACTCATTAAGTGGAGGGCCAGAGTGGATTTTCCCATTCCTGAGAATCCTGCGATGGCAATTCCCCGACCATTTTTGATAACTCCGGCAGCGTGACCGAGCAGACATCCCTGATTGAGTTTATATTCAATAAAGCGGTTATTGATGAAGTTGATGACCTGATTGGAATTTTCAACGCATGGACCGATGGCGATGTTTCCGCCGTGTCCGAAAGCGAAGAGCATTCCAGTCAATCGTTTGTAGACAACTCGTCCGTCTGCAAGATCTGCGTGCTCTTCTTTGATCTTTGTTTTGCCCGGGTCAGGCTGTTTAACGATATATTCAATTCCAAAATCTGCGGGAGGGCATTCGTGTGCAGTGATAAGAATATCACCATTTGTACTGGAAATAAGGAATTCTTTAAAATAATTTTTGAGGTCTGCAAGCAGATCTTCGCTGTTAACTTTTGTTTCAATAACGCAGCCGCCGAAATCAATGAAAAGAGATTTTTCCGCTGGAAACTCTTTGCGGTATTTTTCAACTATTTCAGCTTGTGTGATACTATTTTTATTCATTATTTTACCTTCTCAATTACATAATCCGCGTACATGGATGCAGCGTCTATCCCGCGCGCATCAAGCAGTCCTCTGAATCCGCCGAAGGCTGAAACTTCAAAGATGAAAGGGCCTTCATCAGTTAAGGCCACATCTACGCAGGTAAAGTCCAGATCGAACAGCGACTGTGCCTTGCGGGCAAGTTCAATTATTTCTTGCGGAGGATCAAATGGTGCGTATTTTCCGCCGTTTATCGTAGTGGTATTCCATGCATTGTTTGTTTTACAGCGTGCATATGTTGTTACATATTCTCCGCCTAAGAAAGCTATCCCGAGATCACTGTCTTTGAGATCGATAGTTTTCTGGATGTACATGGTTTTATATTTTTTGCTGTATTTTTCGATAGTCTCGCGGGCCTGCGGGTTCGGTTTAAGCACAAACATGCCGCGAGCCTTGGTGCTGTACAGTGGTTTAAAAACAGCTTCACCGTATTCTTCTACTGCGGCAAGTGCGTGATCTACATCTTCGGTTATGGTTGTAGGGGGCATTGGAATATCGCCAAGTTGCAATGATATTGTGCAGGTCAGTCTGTCCAGTACTCTTAAGATGCTGTAAGGGGATGAGAATATTCTAACTCCGCGTCCTTCGAGCATGCGGAGCATTTCAAGGCGATCAAGCAGATCAGGTGAATATTGTCTGCCGATTTTTTTTATGATGATCCCGTCGAGTTCAGAGAGGTTGACTCCGTCAACAACAGCTTTTCCGGAAGGAAGATCAAGTCGAACATCCTTCATCTCGAAGAGCATTTTTTTCTGACCTGTTTTGCGGGCTACAGCATCAGCAAGTTGTTCGGAAGACCACGCTTTCTTAAGCCCGATTACTCCTATTTTCATAGTATATCCTTTATGTTGCATTAATAATGAAGAATGTCTTCAGGAAGAATAAAGTCATCCCAGCTGTCGCTGTAACGGTTAACTTTTTCAAGGAGGAACATAGAGCGATTAAACATCTCTTTTGCAAATCCATAATTAAATTCAAAACGCGTTGAAGTGTAGAATGACCGCGCCAGTGCGAGAGTCAGTCTTGCCTTCCACGTGGGATCGTTCTTTTCCATCGCAAACTCTTCTGCAAAGTTGTAAAATCTGGATATTACCCCATTTATTTTATTCCGTATCGGCCTGTCGAATATAGGCATGCGGAAGCATGATACGAGAAAAACAGAAACATCCTGAATGTAGTCAAAGTTGCGTGATCTGTAGAGGTCGATGAATCTGATCCGTTCATCTGCGTTGCTGTAAACAACATTATTGCAGTTGAAGTCGCCATGGATGAACACAGTGAAAGGAGCTGGCAGACTATGCTCTACAGACATTGCTTCAGTAATCAGCTCTGCTGAGGATGTGATTTCTTCCGCTCCGAGTGATCGTGCATGGCGGTTGAATTCAGGGTGAACCTGTAAAACTCCGGGCTGACGGGATTTTAATTGTTCCATATAATTGGTTACAAACGGACCTGTTTTGATGGTCGTTGTCCAGATATGGCGCAGCGTCTGCTCAAGTGTAAAAAGGCCGTTTTCAAGATTTATATCGTCAGAGGTTAGAATCATTGTATCTAATGTGCAGCCCGGTAAAAATTCTACCAGCATTGAGGCTTTATTTTCCGCAGGGGTTTCATGGTAGCCGAAAATGTCAGGAACTCTGCCGGGGAACATTTTATTCCAAAGCTTAAGGTTGTCGCGTTCAGCTTTAATCTTTGCCAGATTACCTTCTTTATAAATACTTCCTTGTGCAACCGGAGGACCGTTCTCTTTGTCTTTTGCCTGCACATGGCCTATTCGGCATCCTGAGCGAGACCCCCATATTCCTTGAAAATCGATATCTGAAAAGGAACCGTCAAACCCGGAGACCGTGAGTGTATGTTGCAGTGATTCAAATTGTTCAATCTTGATGCGTTCGCCGAGGATTGAGAAAATGATTGCCTCGCCTATATTAAGAAGCGAGTCGCCGATTCTTTCAAGATAGCGGAATATAAAGAGGACTGTAACTAAGTCAGGTATGTTCTTTCCGCTTCCCATCTCAGCCATAATACGGTTGAAATTGTCTTTATAAAGGGAATCTAGATTGTATTCAGACTTACAAATTGCAAGTGCTAAAGGCATATCCTTGTCATCGAATCCTTTCTCAATCGAGGCGGTCGTTGTTTCTATGATGTCAAAAGCTTCCGGGCACTCGAATCTGTTAACAAATCCCTTGTCTTCAAGGTAAGCCATCTGGTTGACGATGTTGACGCAGTAATCACCGATTCTTTCAAGATTGACTGAAGCCAGCTGGATTGCTCTGATTTTATTGAGAGTTTTATCGTCCAGTTGAGTATCTTTGTTTATACGGGAATAAGTTTTGTTTTCGATGATTGTTTTCAGGTTATCAATGTAATCGTCACGCGAGGTTATCTTACGAAAGAGTGAGCGTGATGGGGAATTGACAAACTTTCGAGTCGCAGAAATCTGATTTTTGACTTCGAGCACGAGAAATTTAAAATTTTCGTCTAAACCTTCAAATGTCAGCATAATTAAGAGTTTATGTTTAATGTTTTAGTAGAAGCTTCTTCAGAAGGTTCTGTTTCTTTCCATTCAATTTTTATAGTAATTTTGTTGCTTTCGCCTTTTGTTTTGGCTTTAACTGCAAAATTTAAAAGTCCATGTGGACTCAATTGAATTTCATCACCGTTGGTTGAAAGGTTTATTTTACCGGATTCAAATCCTTCTATAAGTGATTTTAAAAAATTGCCGATTGTTTCAGAATCTTGCAGCGATTCGAACAAAAATTTTTTTTCAGCTGTCATTTATTGGCTCCGTTCTGCCGCGTGCAGTGAGTATTGTTTATTAAGATATCAGGATAAAATTATATATTGCTTTAACAGTGGTGCACTGTATCAATGATGAGTAAGCATTTCTTTGCAATTATATGATGATCCCGTTACGAAGATGAAAATAATTACCCAGCAAGCCTTGTTCTGTATTCATCAATTACAGACTGTCTGTTTATTCCGGCTATGATCAGTTTTTTCCTGATATTAAGGTCGTTCCAAGCTGGTTGCATACCAATTTCACGAGCTGCTTTTGCCGGATCCTGTGTTTCGATTGATTTAGTCTTTTCACTCATGTGGCAGTCGTCTCCCATGAAGATCAAAATTTCTTTATTACCGGGGCGGCGGTTGATGTTCTGCTCGTTTACAACTGAAATCAGAAATTCCGTATAACGCTGAGACTGAGGATTCCATACCTCAATTCCGTCCACATCATATTTAGCCAGCAGTATGGGCCAGAATTCTTCAGGATGCGGTATTACTACGCATCCGCCGAGAGCTCGTGCTTCTTCGATTACTTCAGTGGCCCTATAGAAAAATTTCAAGGAAAAATCTTTTTTAACAAGCGACTTAACCGCTTTTAGATAAGCTTGAATTCTATTTATGGAGGTGTCTCCGTATTTAGGCCGCAGTGCATCAAAGAAGTTTTTGATAAGCTTGTTTTTAACTGAATCCTTTGGAATATCTGACCAGTTTTCATCAAGCATTGTTTGAATTTTGGTTACATACACTTTTACCATTTCAACCAGATTCTCATCCGCTCCTGTTTCGCGTGCAGCCTCATGGACCCTTTTTTCATCCGGCTTAGTGATGGAATCCATAAATTCGAATAACTGTGATGTGCGATACTTGAACGTGTGAGCCAGCATTGATTTCAAAACATGGGCCTTTTCAACCTTTTCATTTTCAAAATGAAGAAGCAGTTGAATTTTCTGGTTGAAACCGCTGGCATAGCAATCAACTTCAACACCTGTGTATGGTCCGTAACTCATGAGTTCATTGTGCTGCGTGGGGATCAATAATTCATCTTCTCTGTTAGGAAACATGATATCTATCCGCTTTGAGATAAGATCCATGGGAATAAATTCAGGATGCCAGTGCACTGCAAGAACTTTTTCCTGTCTATGGCAGATTTGAGAAGGATTTACGATTTGTTCAATTTGCCAGTCAGCTAATTCAATAGAAGTAACTGCAGAGAATATAGCACGATCTTCATCTGTTATTTCCGGGGTGACTTCAAATTCTTCAAGGCAAACACGGTTTGTTTTCATTTTAATCTTCTCTATTTATGTTGAGAATGGCAGTGGGCTTTAATACTGTTTAAATTGTCACATGTTTTATGGATTTCTTCAATGTTATTGCTATCCAGTGCCATTTTAAACTCTTCACAGGCTGTAATATATTCTTCATAATATTCGTCGCCGTAACCTTCATACGTTACCATTAATTTTGAGTCTTCAAGAAACAGGCTGACAACTTCTTTCGGGGGGAGTGTCCCTGCGTGAACGTCTTTGAATATGATCTTGAAAGTATCTTTCATCCTTTTTTTTAAGCTGGAGTATTTAATTTTTTGCGGAAGACCGTCAGGAGTTTCCTGTTCTTCAGACTGTTTTGCGGGTTTTGCCTTAATTTTGATAGTTGTCTGTTCCTGATTATGGCTGATATTTATTTTAAGCTTTTTAAATCCGGCTATAACTCCGAAATAGGGCATGTCTTCCGATTTTCCGGTTTCAATTGCTTCTGCCATCTTGCGCAGAAAGTCTGGAAGTTCATCCGGTTTGATAAATTTTTCAATCTTGCTTTCGTTGCCCATGTGTATTCTCCAGTTTTTGATAGCGGGGTAATCTTGTATGATAATTGCCTACAATCTTATAGATTATAGGGTAACATTATTCAGTAAATGTTTCGGGAATGTTACAATCGTGCAACTGCTTAAATTTGGGGGCAGAAAGCAATTCCGATAATATTACACAGAAAAAGGCTTGGTTTGCTATCCCTAATATTGTGGCGGGCAGCTTTAATTATGACAGTATAGTAAATAAAAACGACCTGATTCTTATGGGAAGATTCAGGTCGTTGAAGGTATGTTTAGAGCTATAAATTAAGTATGTTATGATTAAAAATGTTTAGTTGTCTGCGATAGCTAATTCTTCCAGATTTTTTTCTGTTTCGTGCTCAAGTGCGGTTTTAATTTTCATGGCAATTTCTTTTTTGCGCTTAAGATCAGCCACTTCTTGCGGGTTGTCTTTAGCCTCTTCAATTTTAAAATCATATTTATAAGCAACACTGATAATCTGGTCCTTTTCAACCAGTTTGGTTGCAATAAAAACGATTTCTTTTTCAGAAACCGGCTGTTCTCCTGAAAAGTCGAGGTCCCGGTGTGCTTCAACAATCGTGGCTACTTCGGAGTATCCTAGTTTTCTAAGTGCTGCCCCGGCAAGTTGCTCATGATCAGGACCATGACCGGCAACGTGGCTCAGCAATGCGCCGGCCCTGATCAAGGCAATGTAGGGGCCGCTGTCACGTAACCATTTCAGGTCGCGTCCTATTCGCAAAGCTACCTTACAAATAAGTTCGGCATTTATAAGCTGATCTGCCGGAAGTTTAAAAACTTCTGTCAGCAATCTTTCGCATTCTTCTGCATTCGGGATATTTTTATTCATGTTCCACCTTTAGTTTTTTGATTGGTGGCAGAATCTCAGAATTATTGACTGCTATCAAGCAAATTCAGTCATTATGAAACTAATATCCGATAACATGCCGGATTAGAAGGATTAACTTTAGATTGAGTTGATAGTTTTTGATTAATTAATCGTAATTTATGGGCTAGATATGGATAATTTTTGACTGTCCTAATATTTGTTTTCAATTATATACCTTTTTCTATATAATAAAATTGGTTGTTTTAAGTTGACCTGAGGTTTAATTGATAATATTACGCTATACAAATAATGCATTAGTTAATTAAATTATGATTTCAACATGCTTAATGTTTTTTAGAAATTTCATATAGGCTTAACGTTATAAAGGGATTGTATGGAGAGAAAGATGAATTCAAGCAAATATCATGCATGTTTGTTCTTGCTCATAATTTTTTTAGGATTTGCATGTCCCGTACAGGCGCGAGTTGTTACTGTTGTTTATGATGATTCTAAGAGTATGTTTGGCGGTTTTACTCTTAATATAAAAAATAAAAAAATCCATGCTAATCCCACCGATCGATGGGTATATGCCAATTATGCCCTTCAAACTCTTGCAGCCCTTATGCACAAGGAAGACAAATTATATGTCGTAAGGATGAATGCCTTTAATGAGGTCTCAGAATCTGAAGAAAAGTCCGCAAAGGTTGTAAAATATCTTGGGACTGAAGTGTCAAAGGCTCTGCGCGATATTATGAGCTATGGCTGCGGAAAAACTACTCCGTATGGATCCGTTAGCTTTGCGGTGGATTGTTTTCTTAATGCTACAGATAAAATGAATAATCACGGCAAGTTCAATGATAATCAGCTGAGAAGAGTTAAAGAGAAGCGTAAGGATTGGTTGATAATTATTACTGATGGGTCATTTGACGGAATGTCTGATGGATCGGCTAAGGCAAAAGCTGAAGACATTGAGAAATATAAAGAAAAAGCAGGAAAAGATAGCAGGGTAATTTTTTTACTTATCGGCGCAAAACCGGATGAAAGTCTTTACAGTAAATGGAGGCAATCCGTTGGTGGGCATGTGGAAGAGTTAATAACTGTTCAGGCTGCAGAAGGCGGTAAAGATATTCTTGATGCAATGAAAAAAGTTGCAGCTATAATTGAAGGTCGTGATGCAGGTGAGGATAAGTTCAGACCTAATTTCTGCGGTGATACATTTGACTTTGAATCACCATATCCACTGCGCCGTGTCAGTGTTCAGCAGCAAATTGAAGGGATTAAGAATTTTTCCACCCCTTCTATCCTTAGGTTGCCGGACGGAAGCGAAACGCCTTTTAGCCATTTTGAAGTTGAAAGTCCTCATAAAACTGAAATAACCACATTATTCGGGCAGAAGCTGGATAACCGTGAAGCGCGAGATATAACGGGAATTATTTCTACCGCCGGCAGCAATGAAAAAGTTATGGGAGCTGGAATTTATCAAATATACTGCCCGGGTAATTTTACAGATTATACAGTTAAGAATCTTCTGATTGAAACATCAATAAACTTTCAACCTGTTCTGGAGGTTAAAGGTGTCGGAATTAAAGAAGAAAATGAGAATAATAGTGGTTATGATTTGTGCAGAGATGATGAAATAAGGCTTCATGTAAAATTTTCAGATTATAAAAGTAACCAGACATTGAATTTTAATGAGGATCAAGCTGGTAAGATCGATGTTCACGTTCTCGATAGTGATATGAAAAAGATCGGAGAATCATTTGCTTATGACAATCGAGCAAGTGAGTTTATTTCAAATTGGCAAAAGGTTTCAGCTATAAAAGGGCCTCTCGATCTAAAAGAGATTTCAATCAGAGCTGTATCACATGGATATTTTGATTTGAAATCAGATGTATTTAAAATTAAAGCAGAAAAACGCTCGCGCAATGTTACCGCAACTCTCTATCCTTCAACTGTGAATGTCCTGTATAAATTTTGTGATACACCAAAAGAAGTGGCTTCAGTTTCTGTGAATTTATCTAATGTTCAGGATAAGAGCAGAGTAAAATTGACCGCCCGGGATATTCCAAAGGGAATAACAATAAGCTCACAAGAAGATTCAGATTCGACAGGCTATTCCGCTGAGACAGCGTATTCAATAGGCTCTCCTGTTACAGTTTATCTGTATCGCGATAAGCATTTCAATCTTCCAGCCCCTGCTGAATTTTATTTAGAGATTCAGTTTCCCGATGACCCCGCTTTGAGAATTTCTAACGTAAATACAAAAGTTAAGATTCTCCCGCAAAAAAGAAATATAGAGTTTGTCCCTGATAGAGCAATTTGGAATGGCAGTGTTGTCGCCACACAAAATGTTCCTCCATTTATTTTGCGGCTCAGTGAAAATGGTAAATTCATCGATTTAAATAAGGAAAATTGGGATGTTAGTACTCACTCTGATTGTGAAGCTGGATTTCAATTAAGTCATAACCCGGAACTTAACGGAGATTATGCTGTTACCCCTGATTTCGGTTCGCTTGTTCCTCCTTTACCTGCATCAGCTGGAGAATTTCCTGTCCAGATTAACTGGCAGGGTCCATTCCCCGGTGAAACCTTTTCATCAACTATTGTGCTGTCAATGATGGATTCAGATTTGCTGACAAAATACAGGTGGTTGGCTGGTTTGATTTTATTCTTTTTTTGCATGGTTTGGTTCATCTGGAGGTTGCTTACTAAGAGAAGATTTACACGAGATGCCAAGATTAAGTTTAAAACAACTCGCAGTGACGTTCCTCCCAGGGTTCAAACAATATTTTTAAGGAAGAAAGGGGTCAGTGTTTTTTTAAGCAGATGGCTTTGGCCGTCAACCGCGGAGAAAATTAATGTCAGGGGTGTGAATTTTAAAGCAGGAGATAATTCTGCAAGCATTGTTATAGCTAGACACAGTCAA is part of the Desulfovibrio gilichinskyi genome and encodes:
- a CDS encoding metal-dependent phosphohydrolase; this translates as MNKNIPNAEECERLLTEVFKLPADQLINAELICKVALRIGRDLKWLRDSGPYIALIRAGALLSHVAGHGPDHEQLAGAALRKLGYSEVATIVEAHRDLDFSGEQPVSEKEIVFIATKLVEKDQIISVAYKYDFKIEEAKDNPQEVADLKRKKEIAMKIKTALEHETEKNLEELAIADN
- a CDS encoding HprK-related kinase B, with the protein product MNKNSITQAEIVEKYRKEFPAEKSLFIDFGGCVIETKVNSEDLLADLKNYFKEFLISSTNGDILITAHECPPADFGIEYIVKQPDPGKTKIKEEHADLADGRVVYKRLTGMLFAFGHGGNIAIGPCVENSNQVINFINNRFIEYKLNQGCLLGHAAGVIKNGRGIAIAGFSGMGKSTLALHLMSKGTTFISNDRVMIEDNNSEITVYGVAKQPRINPGTALNNPDLARIIAESDKEKFLSLTQTELWNLEHKYDALIDECYGKNKFILRGPLNGLVILNWQRNNSETVIKIVDPIERKDLLPAFMKNTGLFYLPDSPDKMEDPDIDNYAAILSKTKLIEISGGVDFDKAADACLKFMQLGTL
- a CDS encoding amphi-Trp domain-containing protein, with the translated sequence MTAEKKFLFESLQDSETIGNFLKSLIEGFESGKINLSTNGDEIQLSPHGLLNFAVKAKTKGESNKITIKIEWKETEPSEEASTKTLNINS
- a CDS encoding GAK system ATP-grasp enzyme, with protein sequence MKIGVIGLKKAWSSEQLADAVARKTGQKKMLFEMKDVRLDLPSGKAVVDGVNLSELDGIIIKKIGRQYSPDLLDRLEMLRMLEGRGVRIFSSPYSILRVLDRLTCTISLQLGDIPMPPTTITEDVDHALAAVEEYGEAVFKPLYSTKARGMFVLKPNPQARETIEKYSKKYKTMYIQKTIDLKDSDLGIAFLGGEYVTTYARCKTNNAWNTTTINGGKYAPFDPPQEIIELARKAQSLFDLDFTCVDVALTDEGPFIFEVSAFGGFRGLLDARGIDAASMYADYVIEKVK
- a CDS encoding GAK system CofD-like protein gives rise to the protein MRIKIEKEVSLPDGIKLERYRRTPDLGPRILFFSGGTALKQVSSELTQYTHNSIHIITTFDSGGSSAVIRKKFKMPAVGDIRNRLMALADQSVLGNPQIYTLFAYRLPKESTDEYLKDELYQLESGKHPLIMNIPAPMRKIIRNHFRQFSDIMDDFDLRGASIGNIILTAGYLTNRRHLDPVIFLFSKLVEVRGVVRPSINKDLHLAARLEDGTIIVGQHLLTGKEEKPITSPIKDIWLTDNLNCNEPCKAKIRTKLSDLIQSAELICYPLGSFYSSVVANLLPHGVGTAVMKTRCPKIFTPNTGVDLELKGHTLTQQVERLLHYLRKDDPDNIKVDDVLNFILVDSDSGIYPGGVDKEEINKLGIQIIDCNLISEESTPHLDASLLSKALLSLT
- a CDS encoding GAK system XXXCH domain-containing protein is translated as MGNESKIEKFIKPDELPDFLRKMAEAIETGKSEDMPYFGVIAGFKKLKINISHNQEQTTIKIKAKPAKQSEEQETPDGLPQKIKYSSLKKRMKDTFKIIFKDVHAGTLPPKEVVSLFLEDSKLMVTYEGYGDEYYEEYITACEEFKMALDSNNIEEIHKTCDNLNSIKAHCHSQHK
- a CDS encoding PhoU domain-containing protein; translated protein: MLTFEGLDENFKFLVLEVKNQISATRKFVNSPSRSLFRKITSRDDYIDNLKTIIENKTYSRINKDTQLDDKTLNKIRAIQLASVNLERIGDYCVNIVNQMAYLEDKGFVNRFECPEAFDIIETTTASIEKGFDDKDMPLALAICKSEYNLDSLYKDNFNRIMAEMGSGKNIPDLVTVLFIFRYLERIGDSLLNIGEAIIFSILGERIKIEQFESLQHTLTVSGFDGSFSDIDFQGIWGSRSGCRIGHVQAKDKENGPPVAQGSIYKEGNLAKIKAERDNLKLWNKMFPGRVPDIFGYHETPAENKASMLVEFLPGCTLDTMILTSDDINLENGLFTLEQTLRHIWTTTIKTGPFVTNYMEQLKSRQPGVLQVHPEFNRHARSLGAEEITSSAELITEAMSVEHSLPAPFTVFIHGDFNCNNVVYSNADERIRFIDLYRSRNFDYIQDVSVFLVSCFRMPIFDRPIRNKINGVISRFYNFAEEFAMEKNDPTWKARLTLALARSFYTSTRFEFNYGFAKEMFNRSMFLLEKVNRYSDSWDDFILPEDILHY